The proteins below come from a single Hippocampus zosterae strain Florida chromosome 5, ASM2543408v3, whole genome shotgun sequence genomic window:
- the LOC127600664 gene encoding synaptobrevin-like: protein MSAPDAAAPGAPGAPGADGAPGGAPPAPPNTSSNRRLQQTQAQVEEVVDIMRVNVDKVLERDQKLSELDDRADALQAGASQFESCAAKLKNKYWWKNCKMMIMMGIIGVIVVGIIFLYFFY, encoded by the exons AT GTCCGCCCCAGACGCCGCAGCACCCGGGGCTCCGGGAGCCCCCGGTGCAGACGGAGCCCCAGGAGGCGCGCCCCCCGCACCTCCCAACACCTCCAGCAACCGCAGGCTACAGCAGACGCAGGCCCAAGTTGAGgag GTGGTGGACATCATGAGGGTGAACGTGGACAAGGTTCTGGAAAGGGACCAAAAGCTCTCGGAACTGGATGACCGAGCGGACGCCCTCCAAGCCGGAGCGTCGCAGTTCGAAAGCTGCGCGGCCAAGCTCAAGAACAAGTACTGGTGGAAGAACTGCAAG atGATGATCATGATGGGCATCATTGGCGTCATCGTGGTGGGAATAATATTCT
- the mrpl51 gene encoding 39S ribosomal protein L51, mitochondrial — MYAVGELLRAGAAFLRTAGALRDPARAFSSGTCCHIRMNAIPKPKVVDRWDEKRSMFGVYDNIGILGDFKAHPKDLIIAPCWLKAFRGNELQRLTRKKRMVGDRMMTLEKLNLEKRIRFLYRRFNRTGKHR, encoded by the exons ATGTATGCTGTTGGGGAGTTACTTCGAGCAGGAGCAGCCTTCTTGCGGACGGCGGGAGCTCTGCGCGACCCAGCTCGAGCCTTCTCCAGTG GTACGTGCTGCCACATCAGGATGAACGCTATCCCCAAGCCCAAAGTGGTGGACAGATGGGATGAGAAAAGGAGCATGTTCGGAGTATATGACAACATAGGAATCTTAG GAGATTTCAAAGCTCACCCCAAAGACCTGATCATCGCCCCCTGCTGGCTGAAGGCGTTCAGGGGCAACGAACTGCAGCGTCTCACTAGAAAAAAGAGGATGGTGGGAGACCGAATGATGACTTTGGAAAAACTCAACCTGGAAAAGAGGATCCGCTTCCTCTACAGACGCTTCAACCGCACCGGCAAACATCGCTAa